From one Triticum aestivum cultivar Chinese Spring chromosome 4B, IWGSC CS RefSeq v2.1, whole genome shotgun sequence genomic stretch:
- the LOC123091598 gene encoding auxilin-related protein 2, whose protein sequence is MDGIEGLLARDFGVRPQGKAAPMAAARGGGSAWPNPRSIPAPSYDGLFGAPVPAASASGPPLDSIFDSFKGPSSSSAAAAGTKPLFDDDFFEPVRGTRASNSTYDSDGVFGTGAAAAPAYDVFTSSNRSAPPSYDDFLGGFGGKPQAEEIKRSVVVEDDDLLGGFGMKLAREKKSVVEEDQQGNGFDDLIPGFASSSPPKSRNTNDDNKKKPAVPASKSTASFVDDPFVVLERVSVPGSAYPSPGRFTDPLEDLDKSANTEGKNVDSAAAADSLFEDSSAFDQAPKSDPLFTSEINGDTKDSHLQSKARESSSVQSSVKRNPASRSSLEDFGNDMPKSQSARYSDIHVDDSSERYSGNGMDNQSPISTESEDDIWLTVSEIPLFTRPTSAPAPSRSPPLLKQNPLGAKANVEDDEYVSQSSQKHNQYKDTPEQADDSSVDESEGVAMGKHQMPAYYDKNAFDDDEEFDSSSSAREERESQERLEHVREMRLREEQRRLEKERVLEQQREKQAVERATKEARERAAAEAHAKAERDARQRSQRAAVQRAHQEARERAAAEAKDRVARAAAEERERAAAEARERERTAARERAAADRAAAERVQQEARKRAERAAVERAAAEARQRQAAAAAAAAKEKQSTPNDVESFFRMDARDTSAAKQRAPTPTADSMFDSQPQGRGTVNGSQRTASTSASTRKANPPSATNIFGNGLSDLFEFESTRSSSDAFQDVEGESEERRRARLERHQRTRERAAKALAEKNERDMQVQREQAERDRIGDSLDFEIKRWAAGKEGNLRALLSTLQYILWPECGWQAVSLTDLITGAAVKKQYRKATLCIHPDKVQQKGATLQQKYIAEKVFDMLKEAWNKFNSEELF, encoded by the exons ATGGACGGCATCGAGGGGCTCCTGGCGAGGGACTTCGGAGTGCGGCCGCAGGGTAAGGCCGCGCCCATGGCCGCCGCCCGCGGCGGTGGATCCGCCTGGCCCAACCCCAGATCCATCCCCGCCCCGTCCTACGACGGCCTCTTCGGCGCGCCCGTCCCCGCGGCCTCCGCCTCCGGTCCACCCCTCGATTCGATCTTCGACTCGTTCAAGGGACCCTCCTCATCGTCGGCGGCGGCAGCTGGAACCAAGCCGCTGTTCGACGACGACTTCTTCGAACCGGTCCGCGGGACGAGGGCCTCCAACTCCACGTACGACAGTGACGGCGTGttcgggacgggggcggcggcggctcccgcgtACGACGTGTTCACGAGCAGCAATCGCTCGGCTCCGCCTTCCTATGACGACTTCCTAGGGGGCTTCGGCGGGAAGCCGCAAGCGGAGGAGATAAAGAGGTCGGTGGTGGTCGAGGACGACGACCTGCTGGGAGGGTTCGGAATGaagctggccagggagaagaagtCGGTGGTGGAGGAGGACCAGCAGGGCAACGGGTTCGATGATCTGATCCCAGGTTTCGCCAGTAGCAGCCCGCCAAAGAGTAG GAACACTAATGATGATAACAAAAAGAAGCCAGCAGTTCCAGCTTCAAAATCAACAGCCAGCTTCGTAGATGATCCATTTGTTGTCCTAGAAAGAGTTTCTGTTCCAGGTTCCGCATATCCATCCCCGGGGAGATTCACAGATCCCTTGGAAGATCTTGATAAGTCTGCAAACACTGAAGGCAAGAATGTTGATAGTGCTGCTGCTGCTGATAGTCTATTTGAGGATTCAAGCGCTTTTGACCAGGCCCCAAAATCAGATCCTTTGTTTACCTCGGAAATCAATGGCGACACCAAGGATAGTCATCTACAAAGCAAAGCCCGAGAGTCAAGTTCTGTACAAAGCTCAGTGAAGAGAAATCCAGCAAGCAGATCTTCTCTGGAGGACTTCGGAAATGACATGCCAAAATCACAATCTGCAAGGTACTCTGATATTCATGTCGATGACAGTTCAGAGAGATACAGTGGCAATGGTATGGATAATCAGTCACCGATATCTACTGAATCCGAAGACGATATATGGCTTACAGTTTCTGagatccctctcttcacacggccAACTAGTGCTCCGGCACCTTCCAGATCACCACCACTTCTTAAACAAAACCCCCTGGGTGCAAAAGCAAATGTAGAAGATGACGAGTATGTGTCACAGTCCAGCCAAAAGCACAACCAGTACAAAGATACGCCAGAGCAAGCAGATGATTCTTCAGTAGATGAATCAGAAGGTGTTGCCATGGGAAAGCATCAGATGCCTGCTTATTATGATAAAAATGCTTTTGATGATGACGAAGAGTTTGATTCAAGTTCATCAGCTCGTGAAGAGAGAGAAAGCCAGGAAAGATTGGAACATGTGCGAGAAATGAGACTAAGGGAGGAACAGAGAAGACTTGAAAAGGAGAGGGTATTGGAACagcaaagagagaaacaagctgTTGAGAGGGCTACGAAGGAGGCACGGGAGAGAGCAGCTGCTGAAGCTCATGCAAAAGCTGAAAGGGATGCCCGCCAACGCTCACAGCGTGCTGCTGTGCAGAGGGCTCATCAGGAAGCCCGTGAGAGGGCTGCAGCTGAGGCTAAAGATAGGGTTGCAAGGGCTGCTGCAGAAGAAAGGGAGAGGGCTGCTGCTGAAGCCAGGGAAAGGGAGAGGACTGCTGCTAGGGAGAGGGCGGCAGCAGATAGAGCTGCTGCGGAGAGAGTTCAGCAAGAAGCAAGGAAGAGAGCTGAGCGAGCTGCGGTGGAAAGAGCTGCTGCTGAGGCTCGACAAAGGCAGGCAGcagcagctgcggcggcggcaaaagaaaaacagagcacaCCAAATGATGTTGAGTCCTTCTTTCGTATGGATGCTCGAGATACTAGTGCAGCAAAGCAGAGGGCCCCAACACCAACAGCG GACTCTATGTTTGATTCTCAACCACAAGGTAGAGGAACAGTTAATGGATCACAGAGAACAGCCTCTACCTCGGCCTCTACCAGAAAAGCAAACCCACCATCAGCCACAAATATTTTTGGCAATGGTCTATCTGActtatttgaatttgaaagta CCCGATCATCATCTGACGCATTTCAAGATGTTGAGGGGGAGAGTGAAGAAAGAAGACGTGCTAGGTTAGAACGTCATCAGAGGACCCGTGAGCGAGCG gcaaaagctttggctgagaagAATGAACGAGATATGCAGGTTCAGAGGGAGCAAGCAGAAAGAGAT AGAATTGGTGACTCATTAGACTTTGAAATTAAAAGGTGGGCTGCTGGAAAAGAGGGCAACTTGCGTGCTTTACTATCAACTCTGCAATAT ATACTTTGGCCAGAGTGTGGATGGCAAGCTGTATCCTTGACCGATTTGATTACTGGTGCTGCTGTTAAAAAGCAGTACAGAAAGGCAACGTTATGCATCCATCCTGATAAGGTGCAACAGAAGGGTGCGACTCTTCAACAGAAATATATTGCTGAGAAGGTCTTTGACATGCTCAAG GAGGCATGGAACAAATTCAATTCAGAAGAGCTGTTTTAA